GCCAGGGGGTGGTGCCCACGATGCGGCCGCCGGGCACGTAACGGCTGCCCACCACCAGGTCATAGCCGGAGGCAGCCTTTTCCAGCAGTGCGGGGACACTGGCGGGATGGTGACTGAAGTCGGCGTCCATGGTGCAGAGGTACTGGTAGCCCCGGGCCAGGCCAAAGGCGAAGCCGGCCTTGTAGGCGGTGCCCAGGCCCAGCTTGCCCTCCCGCTGCAGCACGAACACGCCCGGATCCCGGGCGGCCAGCTCCAGGGCGATCTGCCCTGTACCGTCGGGAGAGTTGTCGTCCACCACCAGGACGTGGACGTCACCGGGGAGGCCCCGCAGCGCCGCCACCAGGCGGGCCAGGTTTTCCCGTTCGTTGTAGGTTGGCACGATCATCAATGCCTGACCGGACCAGCTGACTGCCATGCCTGCGCTACCTCTGCCATCCAGGACTACAGTACCATCCAGCGACATCGGGCGGCTGGGAGCCGTCCCTGGGCAGACCGGCACCCCTTCTCATAGGTGCAGCTCGTCGCTGTGCTTCGTCGCTGTCCCTTTCACTCGCCCAAGTGGGTGCATTTTGAAATCAAGCGCACCACGCTACTGTACAATCACTCTACTGCACACAGGTCAAATGAGGACGCCGACCCACGCAGATGAACGCAGATTCGGTTTACTCTCTCCTGCGTTTCTTTGCGCCTTTGCACCTTTGCGCCTTTGCGTTCCAAAATACCCTTTTTCCAGGCGAGTCAAAAGATTATTGAATAAATAGTGCCAATGGTCAAATTACTACCCACTGCCCGCACCGACCGACAGATCGTCCTGCTGCTGATGGCGGCCACCCTGGCCCTCTACGTGCGGATGGCCGCGCCCGACATGCTGCCCGGCGATTCGGGCGAGTTCCAGTTCGCGGCCTGGCGGCTGGGCCTGGCCCACCCCACGGGCTATCCCCTCTACCTGTTGCTGGGCAGTGCCTGGCAGCATCTCCTGGCCGTCCTGGGCCTGAACCCGGCCGCGGCCCTGAACCTCTTCAGCGGCGTGGTGGGTGCGCTGGCGGTGGGCCAGCTCTACCGGCTCATGTACTATTGGCTGGACGGGCCGGCGGCCCTCCGGCGGGCGACGGCGCTCTTCGTCGCGGCCTACTTTGCCGTCAACCCCACCTTCTGGAGCCAGAACCTGATCGCCGAGGTCTACACCCTGCACGCCCTCTTCGTGCTGCTCATCCTCCTGGCCGTGCCTGGGCTGGAGGCCATCCCCCCGGCCAGGAAGCGGAAACGGCCAATCATCACCACCCCGCGGCTGGTGGGGCTGGCGGGGCTGGTCGGGCTTTCCCTCACCCACCACGCCATGACCCTCCTCTGGATCCCTCCCCTGCTGCTGGCCCTCTGGCTGCTGGATGGGCGCTGGTGGCGCTCGTGGGGGCTGTTGGCGGCGGTCGGGGCCGGCCTGGCGCCCCTGGTCCTCTACCTGTACATCCCGCTGCGCAGCGGGCCAACAGCCTCCCCCTGGTATCACCAGCGGCTGGATGGATCCGTCCTGAGCCTGTACCGGGGCGACTGGGCCTCGTTTCTGGATTTCGTCACCGGCCGCTCCATCTCGGTGGGGTTCAAGGGAGCGGCGGAGGCCCTGGCCGGCCTGGGGGACGCGGCGTTCCTCTGGCGGCTCCACTTCGGCTGGCCCGGCCTGGTGCTGATGGCCCTGGGCCTGCTTGCCCTGGCCCGGTCTGGACGTCGCCCGCTCCTGGCCCTGACCGTCACTTACGCGCTGCTCCAGCAGCTCTTCAACCTGTTCTACAACATCGGCGATATCCTGGTTTACTACATCCCCCTCTACCTGGTGGCTACCCTCTGGATTGGCTTCGGCGTCCACAGCCTCGCGGCCGGCCACTGGCTGCCTGGCGCGCGGCCATCTGAGCCCCAGGATCCTCCCCAGGCTCAAGACAGCGCCGGGGCGGGCGGCCGCCCCTCGCCCGGGTTCCTGTTCGGTCTGCTGGCCATCGGCCTGGCCTGTCTGTTGCCCCTGCAACAGTGGCGTGCCTACGCCGGCATTCTGGATCAGTCCCAGATGCGGAGTACCCGCCAGCAGTGGGAGCAGATCCTGGCGGCTCAGCCACCGGCGAACGCCATCCTGGTCAGCAACGACCGCAACGAGATCGTCCCCCTCTTCTACCTGCAGGCGGTGGAGGGGCGTGCCCAGGGGATGACCGGCCTCTTCCCCCTGATCATGCCTGACCCCCGCTTTGCCGACATTGGGGCCACCCTGGACACCGCCCTGGCTGAAGGCGGGGAGCGCCCGGTCTACCTGATCAAAGCCATGCCCGGCCTGGCCGTGAAGTATGAACTGATGCCGGGCCCGGGTCCCCTGGTGCAGGTGATCGGGCCGGTGACGGCTGAGCCGGCCCGGCCGGTGATGCGGGAGCTGGGGCCGCTGACCTTGTTGGGCTACACGTGGACGGAGCAGGGTGACCAGGTGACCATCCGGCTCTTCTGGCGGGTGGACCAGCGGCTTCCCGGCGACTTCACCACCACGGTCCAGCTGCTGGATGACCGGGGGGACAAACTGGCGCAGCACGACGCACCGCCGGGAGACGTCTACTATCCCACGTCCCTGTGGAAGCCAGGGGAAGTGCTGACAGAGGCCCACGCCCTACCCCTGGACGCGGCGCGGCAGGCCCGCTCCCTGCTGGTGGGCCTTTACCGCCAGCCGGACCTGGCCCAACTGGCCCCGCCCCTGGAGCTGCCGTTGGCCCCGTAACCGCGGCCTTGCCCCCCTGTCTTCCTGTCTTCCAACGGCGTTGACAGGGGATGCGTCCTGTTGTATATTCCCAGACGCCGGCTTGGGATAAACGTCACAATCCGGCGGCACCCTGGCCATTCACCGACACAACTGGCTCCGGATTACTGTTCTTCATTCGACCTTCGTTCGACCTTGACCACCTGTTCGTCCCGACCTGATGAATGCAGAGGAGAGCCGTACCTATGCGAAACAAACGAGCCTGGTTCCTACTCACAGTAATGATGGTGGCGGCCCTGCTGCTGAGCGCCTGCCCGGCTGCCACCCCGGCCCCCGGTGGCGCACCCGCTGCCGGCGAAGAGACATCGGCTGCGACGGAGGCCGCCCCCGAAGCCCCGGCGGCTGACGCAGGCGGCGTCCAGATCCCGGACATCGAGGAGGGCAAGTTTAACGTCGCCTTCGTCTACGTAGGCCCCATCGGCGACGGCGGCTGGACCTACGCCCACAACCAGGGACGCCTCTACCTGGAGGAACAACTGGGTGACCAGGTCCACACGGCCTACCTGGAGAGCGTGCCCGAGGGAGCGGACGCGGTACGGGTGATCCGCAGCCTGGCCCGCAAGGGCTTCAACGCCATCTTCACCACCTCCTTCGGCTACATGGATCCCACCGAAGAAGTGGCGGCCGAATTCCCGGACATCTACTTCGTCCACATCTCCGGCTTCAAGAAGAACGACACCAACTTCGCCAACCTCTTCGGCGCCATGGAGGACATGAAGTACCTGGCTGGGATGATTGCAGGCGCCCGGGCCAAGGCCGATGGCTCCAATCGGGTGGGCTACATCGCCCCCTTCCCCATCGCCGAGGTGATCCGCCTGGGCAACGCCCTGGCCCTGGGCATGCGCCGAACCTGCCCCGAGTGTGAGATGGACATCCGCTGGATCTTCACCTGGTTCGACCCGGACAAGGAACGGGAGGCGGCCATCTCCCTGCTGGACGCCGGCGCCACCGTGGTGGTGACCGGGGCCGATACGCCTGGGCCGGTGCAGGCAGCCGGCGAGCGGGGCCTCTACGGCATCGGCTATGACAGCGACAACGCCTGCGAGGTGGACCCCGAACACTGCCTCACCGTGCCGTACTGGCACTGGGGCCCGGCCTATGCGCAGCTGGTCCAGCAGATGATGGACGGCACCTTTGTGCCGGACGACTACTACTTTGACGCGGACACGGGCATCGTGGGTCTGCTGGGCTTCATGGAGGGACAGGAGCCCATGCCCGCCGTGCCCGAGGAAGTCATCCCCGAGGTGCGGGAGCTTCTGGCCCAGATGTTGGCCGGCGAATTTGACCGCTTTGACATCTTCACCGGCCCGATTTACGACAACAAGGGGAACCTGGTGGTGCCCGAAGGTCAACAGCTCACCCAGTCGGACCTGGAAGGCATCGACGCCGAGCTGGGCGCCATGCTGGGCCGGGAAGGCTGCACCATCTGCATGAACTGGCTGGCCGAGGGCTTCGTGCCGGACGCGGAGATTCCCCAGAACTGACGTAGTTTAGTAAATCCCGGCAGAAATTCGCCGACGGTTTCCACCAGAGGTCGTGCCGCCGAATTTCTGCCGTGGTATTTACGCCAGACGGTATTAGTTTATGGTGCGTGGTGCGTGCATCCATGGACACCACCCTCCATGGCCGGCACGTTGCCTGACGCACCACGCACCATGCATGACGCACCACGCCACAGAGAGCAGCAGGGCATGACCGAAGCCGAACTGGCCTTTGAACTGCGCGACATCACCAAACGGTTCCCCGGCGTGGTGGCCTGCGACCGGGTCACCTTCAGCGCCCGCAAGGGCGAAGTCCACGCGCTGTTGGGAGAAAACGGGGCCGGGAAGTCCACGCTGATGAACATCCTCTCCGGCCTCTACCGCCCCGATGAGGGCACCATCTTCATCCAGGGCAGGCCCGTGAACTTCCACTCCCCCCGGGATGCCATCCAGGCCGGCGTGGGGATGGTCCACCAGCACTTCATGTTGGTCCCCTCCCAGACGGTGGCCGAGAATGTGATCCTGGGCCTGAACCACGTGGGCTTCATCCTGGACACCCGGGCCATCGAAGCGGAGGTGCGCCGCCTGGGGGAACAGTACGGCCTGCCCGTGGACCCCACGGCCAAGGTGTGGCAGCTTTCCGTGGGGGAACAACAGCGGGTCGAGATCATCAAGATGCTCTACCGGGGGGCGGAGATCCTGATCCTGGACGAGCCGACGGCGGTGTTGACGCCCCAGGAAGCCCAGGAGCTCTTTCGCACCCTGCGAGAGATGACCGCTGCGGGCAAAACGGTCATCTTCATCAGCCACAAGCTGGATGAAGTGCTGGCCGTGGCCCACCGCATCACAGTGTTGCGCCAGGGCCGCCACGTGGCCACCGTGGACGCCGCAGCCATGACCAAGGCGGAGCTGGCCAGCCTGATGGTGGGCCGGGAGGTGCTCTTCCGGGTGGAAAAGCCCCCCTGCCAGCCCGGCGAACCCCGCCTGATCCTCCGGGATGTGGAAGCGGTGGACGACAAAGGCGTGCCGGCCCTGCGGGGGCTTTCCCTGACCGTCCACGCGGGCGAGATTGTGGGCATCGCCGGCGTGGCGGGCAACGGACAACGGGAGCTGGCCGAGGTCATCTGCGGGCTGCGCCCCACCACCGGCGGCGAGATCCGGGTGGTGAACCGGCCGGTCACCAATGCCCCTCCCATCGTCATGATCGAGGCGGGCGTGGCCTACGTGCCGGAGGACCGCAGCGCCACCGGCACTGCGCCCAACCTCTCGGTGGCGGAAAACCTGGCCCTGAAGGGCTACCGCCGGCCCGGCATCGGCGGCCGCTGGCTGGTGAACCGGCGGGCCATGTTGGAAGAGGCCCGGCGGCTGGTGCGGGAGTTCAACATCGCCACCCCCACTGTGGAGACACCGGCCCGCAAGCTCAGCGGCGGCAACCTCCAGAAGGTGATCCTGGCCCGGGAGATCGCGCAGCAGCCGGCGGTGACCGTGGCCGCCTACCCCACCCGGGGGCTGGACATCGGCGCCACGGAACAGGTCCGCCGCATCCTCATCCAGGAGCGAAGCCAGGGAGCCGCCATCCTGCTCATCTCGGAAGATTTGGACGAAATCCTGGCCCTGGCCGACCGCATTCTGGTGCTCTACGAAGGGCGCATCATCGGCGAAGTGCCCGCGGCGGAAGCTAACCTGGAGCAGATCGGCCTGATGATGGCGGGCCAGAAGCTGGAGGTCCAATGACCACGCGCTCTGCCGCAGCCCTCCCTGGCGCCCGCCGGCGGCTCCGCCTGGAACGCCGCCTGGAACAGCCCCGTTGGCTCCAGTTCCTTTCTCCGGTCATCCTGATCGCGGCCGCCCTGCTGGTGGGCGGGCTCCTCTTGCAGATCGCAGGGGCCAACCCCTGGCTGGTCTATCGGCGCATGGCCCAGGTGGCCTTTGGCTCGGCCTACGGCTGGTCCGACACCACCGTGAAGGCCACGCCCCTGATCCTGGCCGGCCTGGGCGTGGCGCTGGCCTTCCGCATGCGCCTGTGGAACATCGGCGCGGAGGGGCAGCTCTTCCTGGGTGCGTTCATGGCCTCGGGCGTGGCCCTCCACTGGCTGCCGCCGGAAACACCCCGCCCCCTCATGCTCACGGCCATGGCCGTGGCCGGCTTTGTGGGCGGTGCCCTCTGGGGCCTGATCCCGGGCCTCCTCAAGGCATGGCTCAACGTCAACGAGATCATCACCAGCCTGATGCTGAACTACGTGGCCATCTACTGGAACAACTACTTCATCTATGGCCCGTGGAGCCAGCGGGGCTTTGGCCTGACGCCCACTTTTCCCCGTTCGGCATGGATGCCCCGCTTCACCGACTATGCGGAGACCTTTCCCGCCCTGCGGGGCCTGACGGCCCACTTCGGCATCTTCCTGGGGATTGGCCTGGCGCTGCTCATCTGGCTGGTGTTGCGCTACACCCGCTGGGGCTTCGAGATCAACGTCATTGGCGACAACCCCCGGGCAGCCCGCTATGCCGGCATTCACCTGGGGCGCAACATCGTCCTGGCCATGATCTTGAGCGGCGGCCTGGCCGGCCTGGCCGGCATGAGCGAAGTGAGCGGCGTGGTGCATCGCCTGCAGGAACGCTTTTCCCCGGGCTATGGCTTCACGGCCATCATCATCGCCTGGCTGGCCAAGCTGAACCCGCTGGCCATCGTGCTGGTGGCGTACCTGTTCGGCGGACTGCTGGTGGGCGGCGATGAGATTCAACCGGCGGGGATCGCCCAGCTCCTGCAGGGGGTGATCCTGTTTGTGGTGGTGGGCGGCGAGGTTCTCCTACAGTATCGCGTCCGGTGGACGCGATAGGCCCATGGAAGCGGTGAGCCGTTGAAGAAGCGGCAGAAGAAGTAGCATGGAACTGGCCCTGATCGTCAACATTCTGGCTGCGGGCATCCGCTCGGGGACGGCCATCCTCTTTGCCACCCTGGGAGAAATTTTCGCCGAGCGAGCGGGCGTGCTCAACCTGGGGGTGGAGGGGATGATGCTCATGGGCGCCATGAGCGCCTTTGGTGTGGCCGCCAACACGGGCAACCCCTGGCTGGGCCTGCTGGTGGCGGCAGGCGCCGGGGGGCTGATGGCCCTGCTCCACGCCTTTGTCACCGTCACCCTCCGGGCCGACCAGGTGGTGAGCGGCCTGGCGTTGACCTTCCTGGGCACGGGGCTGAGCGCGGTCCTGGGCGCGCCCCTGGTGGAGGTGAAGCAGGCCCCCCGGCTGCCCACCTGGTCCATCCCCGGCCTTGCGGAGCTCCCCCTGCTGGGCCCCGTCCTCTTTCAGCACAACGTAATCGTCTACGTGGGCATGCTGTTGGTGCCCCTGGCCTGGTTTTACATCTACCGCACCCGACCGGGGCTGGAGCTGCGGGCCATCGGCGAGTACCCGGCAGCGGCCGACGTGCTGGGCGTCAATGTCTACGCGCAGCGCTACGCCTATGTGGTGCTGGGCGGCGTCCTGGCCGGCATCGGCGGCGCAGCCCTGAGCCTGGCCATCACCCCCCTCTGGATCGAGGGCATGACGGCCGGCCAGGGCTGGATCGCGGTGGGGCTGGTGATCTTTGCCGGCTGGGATCCGGTCCGGGCGGCGCTGGGCTCCTACCTCTTCGGGGCCATCCGTCGGCTGCCCCTGGACCTTCAAAACCTGGCCTTTTTTCTGCGCAACCCAACTTATGGATATTTCATGAACATGTTACCCTATCTCTTCACCATCCTCGTCCTGGTCATTGGCTCTCGGGAGGCCATGCGAAGGCGGCTGGGCGCGCCGGCGGCGTTGGGCCAGCCCTACGTGCGGGAGGAGCGCGGCGTCTGATGTTGCCCCAATCCCATGTAGCCTACACCTGGTGTGCCCTCAGCTTAGCCCAGGAGCACCTGGACGTGGCACCGGATGCCGACTATCGGCTGGTGGCCCTGGCGGCCATGGGCCCCGATCTGGTGGACAAGCCCCTGGCCTGGGCCTACTTTTATCGCCGCTACCGGGCGGCGGTGCTCTTTGCCCACACGCTCCTGGCGCATGTGGCGGTCCTGCTGCTCACAGCCCAACGATTTCCCCAGGCCTGGATCTACACCCTGGCCTTTGTGGGCCATGCCGTGCTGGACCGGCTTTGGTTCTTCCCGGACACCTTCTACTGGCCGCTGCGGGGCTGGCGTTTCCACGTCTGGCGCAAGCAGGGCTCCGAGCAGGCGGCCATCAGCCAGGCCTACTGGCATGCCTTCACCCGTCGCCCGGAGCTCTGGATCTGGGAGCTCGGTGGGCTGCTGGCCCTGGCCTGGTTCATCTGGCGTCACCAGCTCTACCGTCCTTCACACTTGCTCCGCTTCCTCCTCACAGGCAGGCCGCCCGCTGTCAATAGACGTGGCTGAACCCGGCCCTTTCCCCACGGAACCAAACACACCGTGCCCCCTGCGCACTTTCGGTTTCCCGCGAGGCCCGTGATACAATCCACCGGGTGAGATTTCGGTCACCCCGTGCCACGGATACAGTGTCACGGGCAGAAGGTCCCAGGCAGACAGGATTTCAGGGGAGGAGCGGCAACACAGGGTTCATGCAGACGACACCCACTTCGGCCGGCGTTGTACAGTCCACCGGGCGGCGCGTGCTGGTCAACACCGGCGCGCTGACCAGTTCCAGCCTCTGGCGCATCGCCCTGAGCTTCGTGCTGCAGGTGCTCATCGCCCGGGGGCTGGGGGTGGCTGCCCTGGGCCAGTACACGGTGGCCATGGCCTACCTCAACGTCAGCCAGGTGATCAGCGAACTGGGGCTGCCGGTGCTGCTGGTGCGCGACCTGGCCCAGATGCCCACCCGACGCCGGGCCTATTTTCGAACAGCGCTGTGGGTGCAGATGGCGTCGGCTTTGCTCACCTGGGGGGGTCTAGTCCTCCTCACCCTGGTACTGCCCTTCTCCGCCAGCACCCGCCCGGCCCTGTGGCTGGTTGGAGCATCCCTGCCCTTCTTCGCCGTCACCTCCGTATGCGAGACCTTGTTCCAGGCCGGCGAGCGTATGGAACTGGTGATGGGCATCGAAATGCTGGTCAACCTCCTCATTGTGGCCGTCAGCCTGGTGGCCCTCTGGCTGGGGGGGGAAGTCCTGCACCTGATCGGGGTCCTGATCCTGACCCAGCTCTTTTCGGCGCTCTTCTGCCTGTGGCTGGTGGGGCGCAGCGGACTGCTGGCCGAACCCCAGGAGGGGGTGGCGGTCTCGCCCCGGATGCTCTTCCGGCAGGCGCCGCCCTTTCTGGGCCTGACCCTGGCCGATGTGCTGCTCCAGCGCATGGACATCCTGCTCTTGAGTGTGCTGGGCGGTGAAACCATGACTGGCCTCTACAGTGCGGCCTACAACCTGGTGCGGGTAGCCCTGAAGTTGATCCAGAGCTTCGGCCGCGCCCTCTACCCCACCTTCAGCCGGCTGCGCCACCAGGCCCTGGAGACCTACCATCGCCTGGCGGCCTTGAGCCTGCGCTACGGGCTTCTGATCCTCTTGCCAGCTGCGGCCCTGGGCACGGCCCTGGCGCCGGACCTGCTCCATTTGGTCTATGCCCAGGACTACGTCCAGGCAGCCCCCATCTTTCAGGTATTGCTCTGGCTGCCCCCCTTCTTCCTGTTGGAAACCTATGCCGTCACCCTGTTGATGGTGGAACGGCACCCTGGCCACAGCCTGCTCATCAGCGGGCTCCATGTGGGCGTGCTGCTGGTGGCCATGCCCCCCCTGATCTGGGTGGGGGGGGCCCAGGGGGCGGCGTGGGCTGTGCTGCTGGCGGGTGGCGCGGGCGTCCTGGGGAGCCTGTGGTTCCTGCGGGGGAAGCGACTGGCCCCGGCGTTGGGACAGCTCTGGCCCATGGGGGCGGCCTCGGCGCTGGCCCTGGTGTTGGCCATCTGGCTGCCCATGGCCTGGCCCTGGCGTCTGCTGGCCAGCGCTACCCTCTACGCCCTGCTGGCCTGGTT
This genomic interval from Litorilinea aerophila contains the following:
- a CDS encoding polyprenol monophosphomannose synthase codes for the protein MAVSWSGQALMIVPTYNERENLARLVAALRGLPGDVHVLVVDDNSPDGTGQIALELAARDPGVFVLQREGKLGLGTAYKAGFAFGLARGYQYLCTMDADFSHHPASVPALLEKAASGYDLVVGSRYVPGGRIVGTTPWRQFVSYSANWLAHVLLGVTVRDCTAGFRCYRRRVLETIDLDAIFSSGYSFLIEMAFHCQQAGFRIGEVPITFVNRTEGASKISKREIYKAFYTLLRLRTSMLPWERMVALYQRHRARRLPMEDR
- a CDS encoding glycosyltransferase family 117 protein, which encodes MVKLLPTARTDRQIVLLLMAATLALYVRMAAPDMLPGDSGEFQFAAWRLGLAHPTGYPLYLLLGSAWQHLLAVLGLNPAAALNLFSGVVGALAVGQLYRLMYYWLDGPAALRRATALFVAAYFAVNPTFWSQNLIAEVYTLHALFVLLILLAVPGLEAIPPARKRKRPIITTPRLVGLAGLVGLSLTHHAMTLLWIPPLLLALWLLDGRWWRSWGLLAAVGAGLAPLVLYLYIPLRSGPTASPWYHQRLDGSVLSLYRGDWASFLDFVTGRSISVGFKGAAEALAGLGDAAFLWRLHFGWPGLVLMALGLLALARSGRRPLLALTVTYALLQQLFNLFYNIGDILVYYIPLYLVATLWIGFGVHSLAAGHWLPGARPSEPQDPPQAQDSAGAGGRPSPGFLFGLLAIGLACLLPLQQWRAYAGILDQSQMRSTRQQWEQILAAQPPANAILVSNDRNEIVPLFYLQAVEGRAQGMTGLFPLIMPDPRFADIGATLDTALAEGGERPVYLIKAMPGLAVKYELMPGPGPLVQVIGPVTAEPARPVMRELGPLTLLGYTWTEQGDQVTIRLFWRVDQRLPGDFTTTVQLLDDRGDKLAQHDAPPGDVYYPTSLWKPGEVLTEAHALPLDAARQARSLLVGLYRQPDLAQLAPPLELPLAP
- a CDS encoding BMP family ABC transporter substrate-binding protein, which translates into the protein MRNKRAWFLLTVMMVAALLLSACPAATPAPGGAPAAGEETSAATEAAPEAPAADAGGVQIPDIEEGKFNVAFVYVGPIGDGGWTYAHNQGRLYLEEQLGDQVHTAYLESVPEGADAVRVIRSLARKGFNAIFTTSFGYMDPTEEVAAEFPDIYFVHISGFKKNDTNFANLFGAMEDMKYLAGMIAGARAKADGSNRVGYIAPFPIAEVIRLGNALALGMRRTCPECEMDIRWIFTWFDPDKEREAAISLLDAGATVVVTGADTPGPVQAAGERGLYGIGYDSDNACEVDPEHCLTVPYWHWGPAYAQLVQQMMDGTFVPDDYYFDADTGIVGLLGFMEGQEPMPAVPEEVIPEVRELLAQMLAGEFDRFDIFTGPIYDNKGNLVVPEGQQLTQSDLEGIDAELGAMLGREGCTICMNWLAEGFVPDAEIPQN
- a CDS encoding ABC transporter ATP-binding protein; its protein translation is MTEAELAFELRDITKRFPGVVACDRVTFSARKGEVHALLGENGAGKSTLMNILSGLYRPDEGTIFIQGRPVNFHSPRDAIQAGVGMVHQHFMLVPSQTVAENVILGLNHVGFILDTRAIEAEVRRLGEQYGLPVDPTAKVWQLSVGEQQRVEIIKMLYRGAEILILDEPTAVLTPQEAQELFRTLREMTAAGKTVIFISHKLDEVLAVAHRITVLRQGRHVATVDAAAMTKAELASLMVGREVLFRVEKPPCQPGEPRLILRDVEAVDDKGVPALRGLSLTVHAGEIVGIAGVAGNGQRELAEVICGLRPTTGGEIRVVNRPVTNAPPIVMIEAGVAYVPEDRSATGTAPNLSVAENLALKGYRRPGIGGRWLVNRRAMLEEARRLVREFNIATPTVETPARKLSGGNLQKVILAREIAQQPAVTVAAYPTRGLDIGATEQVRRILIQERSQGAAILLISEDLDEILALADRILVLYEGRIIGEVPAAEANLEQIGLMMAGQKLEVQ
- a CDS encoding ABC transporter permease — its product is MTTRSAAALPGARRRLRLERRLEQPRWLQFLSPVILIAAALLVGGLLLQIAGANPWLVYRRMAQVAFGSAYGWSDTTVKATPLILAGLGVALAFRMRLWNIGAEGQLFLGAFMASGVALHWLPPETPRPLMLTAMAVAGFVGGALWGLIPGLLKAWLNVNEIITSLMLNYVAIYWNNYFIYGPWSQRGFGLTPTFPRSAWMPRFTDYAETFPALRGLTAHFGIFLGIGLALLIWLVLRYTRWGFEINVIGDNPRAARYAGIHLGRNIVLAMILSGGLAGLAGMSEVSGVVHRLQERFSPGYGFTAIIIAWLAKLNPLAIVLVAYLFGGLLVGGDEIQPAGIAQLLQGVILFVVVGGEVLLQYRVRWTR
- a CDS encoding ABC transporter permease, whose translation is MELALIVNILAAGIRSGTAILFATLGEIFAERAGVLNLGVEGMMLMGAMSAFGVAANTGNPWLGLLVAAGAGGLMALLHAFVTVTLRADQVVSGLALTFLGTGLSAVLGAPLVEVKQAPRLPTWSIPGLAELPLLGPVLFQHNVIVYVGMLLVPLAWFYIYRTRPGLELRAIGEYPAAADVLGVNVYAQRYAYVVLGGVLAGIGGAALSLAITPLWIEGMTAGQGWIAVGLVIFAGWDPVRAALGSYLFGAIRRLPLDLQNLAFFLRNPTYGYFMNMLPYLFTILVLVIGSREAMRRRLGAPAALGQPYVREERGV
- a CDS encoding metal-dependent hydrolase is translated as MLPQSHVAYTWCALSLAQEHLDVAPDADYRLVALAAMGPDLVDKPLAWAYFYRRYRAAVLFAHTLLAHVAVLLLTAQRFPQAWIYTLAFVGHAVLDRLWFFPDTFYWPLRGWRFHVWRKQGSEQAAISQAYWHAFTRRPELWIWELGGLLALAWFIWRHQLYRPSHLLRFLLTGRPPAVNRRG
- a CDS encoding flippase yields the protein MQTTPTSAGVVQSTGRRVLVNTGALTSSSLWRIALSFVLQVLIARGLGVAALGQYTVAMAYLNVSQVISELGLPVLLVRDLAQMPTRRRAYFRTALWVQMASALLTWGGLVLLTLVLPFSASTRPALWLVGASLPFFAVTSVCETLFQAGERMELVMGIEMLVNLLIVAVSLVALWLGGEVLHLIGVLILTQLFSALFCLWLVGRSGLLAEPQEGVAVSPRMLFRQAPPFLGLTLADVLLQRMDILLLSVLGGETMTGLYSAAYNLVRVALKLIQSFGRALYPTFSRLRHQALETYHRLAALSLRYGLLILLPAAALGTALAPDLLHLVYAQDYVQAAPIFQVLLWLPPFFLLETYAVTLLMVERHPGHSLLISGLHVGVLLVAMPPLIWVGGAQGAAWAVLLAGGAGVLGSLWFLRGKRLAPALGQLWPMGAASALALVLAIWLPMAWPWRLLASATLYALLAWFTGMVAPDDIQLFRRVLRHGKG